One Helianthus annuus cultivar XRQ/B chromosome 12, HanXRQr2.0-SUNRISE, whole genome shotgun sequence genomic region harbors:
- the LOC110894101 gene encoding uncharacterized protein LOC110894101, with protein MEQLINFIIRPPRAEYDPNNDLLDQEFMLKRKWFQRKDIEIKNSRGDVLKCSHYVPIVSPEGKPLPCVIYCHGNSGCRADASEAAIILLPSNITVFTLDFSGSGLSGGEHVSLGWYEKDDLKSVVDYLRADGNVSLIALWGRSMGAVTSLMYGAEDPSIAGMVLDSPFSDLVDLMMELVDTYKIRLPKFTVKFAIQYMRRAILKKAKFDIVELNTVKVAKSSFVPVLFGHATDDDFIQPHHSDRIYEAYMGDKNIIKFEGDHNSPRPQFYFDSINIFFHNVLHPPEDEVMESFLDSSLDYIGHEIHGVGYEDDLLVTPQASSSTEDAISQLRSKRPMSRTEVPSDIPSTDKQCNSEDEGTTTEPIPSSSKTINFEFSNGHSYKPSSPDDHEYVEYPLQNIEGLPSDIEEEERMFMEAVLLSLQDFEPKQPADNGKSSVTNASQSPPIKADPIRASTESSSDSPSQFVSPCNSTSSAEQQPSNMTPSVVGSSDADVADRTKATVTVERSLSSNIMDGLLKRWDLNFFKSR; from the exons ATGGAACAACTTATCAACTTCATCATTCGTCCTCCAAG AGCCGAGTATGATCCGAATAATGATTTACTAGATCAAGAATTCATGCTTAAAAGAAAGTGGTTTCAAAGGAAAGATATAGAG ATTAAAAATAGCCGAGGAGATGTTCTTAAGTGTAGTCATTACGTGCCTATTGTGAGTCCTGAAGGAAAGCCTCTGCCATGTGTAATATACTGTCATGGAAACAG TGGGTGCCGAGCAGACGCTAGTGAAGCAGCTATAATATTATTGCCGTCAAATATTACCGTATTTACTCTTGATTTCTCTGGGTCTGGACTATCCGGTGGAGAGCATGTCAGTCTCGGGTGGTATGAA AAAGATGATTTGAAATCCGTGGTAGATTATTTGCGGGCTGATGGAAATGTTTCACTAATCGCCCTTTGGGGACGATCAATGGGTGCCGTAACAAG CCTGATGTATGGAGCCGAGGATCCGTCAATTGCGGGAATGGTTCTCGACAGTCCTTTTTCGGATTTGGTTGATTTAATGATGGAACTCGTGGATACGTACAAAATACGTCTGCCCAAGTTTACT GTTAAATTTGCGATTCAGTACATGCGAAGAGCCATTCTTAAAAAGGCAAAATTCGATATTGTCGAGCTGAATACCGTAAAGGTTGCAAAATCTTCTTTTGTTCCAGTTCTGTTTGGCCATGCTACTGATGATGATTTTATACAACCGCATCACTCTGATCGTATCTATGAAGCTTACATG GGTGACAAAAATATCATCAAATTTGAGGGCGATCATAACTCTCCACGTCCTCAATTTTATTTCGATTCTATAAATATCTTTTTTCACAATGTCTTGCATCCTCCGGAAGATGAAGTCATGGAGAGCTTCCTTGATTCGTCTCTTGATTACATTGGCCAT GAAATCCATGGGGTTGGATATGAAGACGATCTTTTAGTTACACCACAAG CATCAAGTAGTACCGAGGATGCGATCAGTCAACTCCGCTCTAAAAGGCCAATGAGTAGGACTGAG GTCCCTTCTGATATCCCGTCAACGGATAAACAATGTAATTCCGAG GATGAAGGAACTACAACCGAACCTATTCCGTCATCTTCTAAAACGATCAACTTTGAGTTTTCGAACGGTCATTCTTACAAACCGTCATCACCAGATGATCATGAATACGTCGAGTACCCACTTCAAAACATCGAAGGTTTGCCAAGCGATATCGAGGAAGAAGAAAGG ATGTTCATGGAAGCTGTACTTCTGTCGTTACAAGATTTCGAACCGAAACAACCTGCTGATAACGGCAAGTCTTCAGTGACCAATGCCAGTCAGAGTCCGCCAATAAAAGCCGATCCTATACGGGCTTCAACAGAAAGCAGCAGTGATTCACCTTCTCAGTTTGTTTCTCCGTGTAATAGCACATCATCAGCTGAGCAACAACCGTCGAATATGACCCCGTCTGTTGTTGGTTCGTCTGATGCTGACGTGGCAGACCGGACCAAAGCGACGGTAACGGTTGAAAGAAGCCTGTCTAGTAACATAATGGACGGGTTGTTAAAAAGATGGGATCTTAACTTTTTTAAGAGTAGATGA
- the LOC110894099 gene encoding E3 ubiquitin-protein ligase CSU1, with product MPQRHSKNNNDLAYFTYDEKKKLGYGTQKERLGKDSIKPFDACSLCLKPFIDPLCCQKGHIFCKECILECLLSQKKDIQRKLAAHTSQLKQEQDEEAEKLALQKARELDAFDQQNHGALPQYSDKNINHDRNGFHGANSVKTTSYEEEALRTMKAFWLPSATPDAPVKVNAPSTSTTCPEGKENLKMKSLFSIHFTEDTNEEKKGSALDKTYICPSCKVTLTNTLSLVGLSSCGHVFCKKCADKFVAVDKVCLVCNKGCKERHLINLVKGGTGFAGHGDNLEAKDFKHLGSGSGLGLVRPAQKT from the exons ATGCCTCAGAGACACTCAAAGAACAACAACGATCTAGCATACTTCACGTACGACGAGAAGAAAAAGCTAGGTTACGGCACCCAAAAGGAGAGGCTAGGTAAAGACTCCATAAAACCCTTCGATGCTTGCTCTCTCTGCTTGAAACCCTTCATCGATCCGCTGTGCTGTCAAAAAGGTCACATCTTTTGTAAAGAATGCATCCTCGAGTGCTTGTTGTCCCAAAAGAAAGATATACAAAG GAAACTAGCGGCCCACACTTCTCAACTaaaacaagaacaagatgaagaagCCGAGAAGTTAGCCCTACAAAAAGCCAGAGAACTCGACGCATTCGATCAACAAAACCACGGCGCCCTCCCACAATACAGTGACAAAAACATCAACCACGACCGAAACGGCTTTCACGGAGCAAACAGTGTCAAAACCACATCTTACGAAGAAGAAGCACTAAGAACCATGAAAGCATTCTGGCTACCATCCGCTACACCCGACGCTCCGGTCAAAGTCAACGCCCCATCCACCTCCACAACCTGCCCCGAAGGTAAAGAAAACCTTAAAATGAAATCCCTTTTCTCTATTCACTTTACCGAAGACACAAACGAGGAAAAGAAAGGTTCGGCTTTGGATAAAACATATATCTGCCCTAGCTGCAAGGTGACGTTAACGAATACGTTGTCGCTTGTGGGTTTAAGTTCGTGTGGGCATGTGTTCTGTAAGAAGTGTGCGGATAAGTTTGTGGCGGTTGATAAGGTTTGTTTAGTGTGTAATAAGGGGTGTAAGGAGAGGCATTTGATTAATTTGGTGAAAGGTGGAACTGGGTTCGCGGGTCATGGGGATAATCTTGAAGCGAAAGATTTTAAGCATTTGGGAAGTGGTTCCGGATTAGGGTTAGTGAGGCCTGCAcagaaaacatga
- the LOC110892450 gene encoding ATP-dependent DNA helicase pif1-like — translation MAKSVVGTFQRPFFGEVHLFPTNVDVLKTVSKYYLYDVSATAIEFDNNLSSLTDEQRLVFDEIIEAVNRNAGGLFFVYGYGGTGKTFLWKTLSASIKCKGDIVLNVASSGIASLLLPGGRTAHSRFHIPLNLIETSMCFIKPNDDVADLLKKTKLIIWDEAPMNHKHAFEALDRTMKDIFKCETTFGGKVMVFGGDFRQILPVVPNGSRRDIVNASITSSYIWSSCKVLTLTKNMRLTVGANASDIEKIRGFADWLLDLGEGKIGDSDDCEVVIDIPEDLLIKCSEDPMSDLIEFVYPSLLQLYKDKDYFAKRAILAPTNEVVQEINEKLLDSFLGDEVEYLSSDSICQTDQGKNEANARLYSPDVLNGLKISGLPNHRLVLKVGIHVMLLRNIDQQNGLCNGTRLRITKLYKHVIEAEIISGGNIGTRTFIPRISLTPSDKRIPIKFQRRQFPINVCFAMTINKSQGQSLSPVGLYLKYPIFSHGQLYVALSRVKSRGGVKLLILDKDGNVTSKTTNVVYKEVFSEI, via the coding sequence TCCAAATATTACCTATACGATGTAAGCGCTACTGCCATTGAATTTGATAATAATTTAAGCAGCCTAACCGATGAGCAGCGTTTAGTGTTTGATGAGATAATTGAAGCAGTTAATAGAAATGCTGGTGGTTTGTTCTTCGTATATGGCTACGGAGGTACTGGTAAGACATTTCTTTGGAAGACATTATCTGCATCCATTAAATGTAAAGGCGATATTGTACTAAATGTTGCATCAAGTGGAATCGCATCTCTGTTGTTACCTGGTGGGCGTACTGCACATTCAAGGTTTCATATACCTCTAAATTTAATAGAAACCTCGATGTGTTTTATTAAACCCAATGATGACGTTGCTGATTTACTGAAGAAAACGAAATTGATCATTTGGGATGAAGCACCGATGAATCATAAACATGCGTTTGAAGCACTTGACCGAACAATGAAAGATATCTTCAAATGTGAGACGACATTTGGTGGAAAAGTTATGGTCTTCGGTGGTGACTTTAGACAAATACTTCCAGTTGTACCAAATGGCAGCAGACGAGATATCGTTAATGCTTCAATCACGTCGTCGTATATTTGGAGTAGTTGCAAGGTCCTTACGTTAACCAAAAACATGAGGTTAACTGTAGGAGCGAACGCATCTGATATAGAGAAGATTAGAGGTTTTGCGGATTGGTTGCTTGACTTGGGCGAGGGAAAGATCGGTGACAGTGATGATTGTGAGGTGGTTATAGATATTCCTGAAGATTTGTTAATCAAGTGTTCCGAGGATCCTATGTCAGATCTGATCGAATTTGTATATCCTTCACTTCTTCAACTATACAAAGATAAAGATTATTTTGCTAAAAGAGCTATTCTGGCACCAACAAACGAGGTTGTTCAAGAAATAAATGAAAAATTGCTTGATTCGTTTCTTGGCGATGAAGTGGAGTATCTGAGTTCTGATAGTATTTGTCAAACCGATCAAGGAAAGAATGAAGCAAATGCGAGACTATATTCTCCCGATGTTCTAAATGGTTTAAAAATTTCCGGTCTGCCTAATCATCGATTAGTCCTTAAAGTTGGTATACATGTAATGTTGCTTCGTAATATCGATCAACAAAATGGTTTGTGCAACGGTACGAGACTACGGATTACTAAACTTTATAAACATGTTATAGAGGCGGAGATTATATCCGGAGGAAACATAGGGACCAGAACATTTATTCCACGAATTAGTTTAACACCGTCGGATAAAAGAATTCCTATCAAGTTTCAACGACGACAATTCCCTATAAATGTATGTTTTGCAATGACTATAAATAAAAGTCAAGGACAATCTCTATCGCCTGTTGGATTGTATTTGAAATATCCAATTTTctctcatggtcagctttatgTTGCGTTATCAAGAGTTAAAAGCAGAGGCGGTGTGAAGTTGCTTATACTAGACAAAGATGGGAATGTAACGAGTAAAACAACAAATGTAGTCTACAAGGAAGTTTTTTCCgaaatttga